TTTCAGGGGTATCTTATAAGGTTGGATTCAGTGTCAGTGGCACCTGCCCTCGGGCCAAACCATTTTCATCCCCAAAAATGGGATCAAAGATTGGCTGTTGTTACTTGGCTACACAACTCATGCAGATCCTGCTACTTGGAAAGGGAAAagactcatgcagatccaagcccaTTAGATATGTCCATCATGACATGGGCTTAAGATTTAAAACTTTATGGGGTTGAGAGATCTTGATAATCCTGTTGGGAGTACAAACCCTTAAACATTGAACATATAGCGTTGCAAAAGAAATTTATGGAATGACGAGACTATATACATGCAAAAAGATGGCAACTATTAGGCAAGAAAGATGCCATTTTCCTCACCTTACTAGTTACCATTAACACCCATTCCAAATAAGAATTCTTGCAAAATGTCAGAAGCTTTCATTGGTTCTTTCTTGGAACTCCCTGTGAAGTTGCTGTTATTCCTTGATGGCTTACTCATCTCAGCAAAAAAAGCAGGGGGACAAGTAGAATGTCCCAACCCCATTTCAGAGTCATACTTTGCTGTAAATGCCATTGTCGATGACAGTGCCTTCTGAGCTAAGCTTTGGACGGATTTATCATTCCCATCTGCTAATGGAGTCATTGAATGACCAATAGAAACCGAAGGTTTTGACATCCTCAATGCAGTTTCATTTGGATTTTGAAGCTTGTGTGATGCACTTTGGTTCTTCAAATTGCATAATTCAACTCCATCTTGTTTGGGAGGGAGGCCACTTCCTTGTTGCTTAGTGGGATCACTTTGTGGCACCTTTCCCATAGAGAGAAACCTAATTCCATTGGGTGGTACTGCAGGTGGCGCCCTCCACAGCATCTCATTCAAGTTTTGATGCTTGTCTGGTGCACTTTTTATCTTCTGATTGCAAGTTATTGTGCCATTACCTCCATTGGAAGTAAAATCACCATGTTGCTTCCTATTAGAATCATCTACTGGAGTGTTTCCATTTACTAGAAATCTTATTCCTCTGGGTGCCTGTCCAAGTGGCTTCAGTCTCTTCCCAACCACATTCTGATCTGGTTTGCTGTGAGGGATGGTTGCCGTGGAGAATGGCACCCTTACAGCTCTGTCTTTAGACAAGTCATCGACAATACAACAGGAGCTACTATCAATGTTTACTTCCTTCCTTGAATTTCTATTATTTGGCAGAGCTGATGACTCTGGTTTGCCAGCATTCAATGATGTCGAGGCACCTTCCTTGGGTTGTATCTGGGATGAACTTAAACATTAATATTACtcataataaaatgcaatgtACGACCTAGCTAACTGGTTGATGATTAAATAAAGAAACAGTATTTAGAAAGGTAAGGAGGTTTTTGTCGAAGCACCGCCACCCATAAACATTAGCTCAAAACTACTAGATTTTAAGGACTTGAACCGTTACCTTGTGTGAAAACAAGCATTTATCACCTCTAATGCAAGAGCCTTTTGATACGTAATTGTCACAAGGATAGTTGGAGAGCTCATGGTTAAATGGACAATCATCCCCTTTCAAGCATGAGTGACGTGCAAAATGCTTGCATGGCTGCAAAGCAAGTCGATCAGAAAGAGAAGTTGCTAATCCAAATTATAACGATATATGAGAAATTCACGTATTTGAACAATGAGTGATGTGCAAAATGCTTGCATGTCTGTGTTTGCTTGTATGTACCAATGATCTATACACATATCTGTGAAGTATAACCTATCTAGATCTGTAAGTGGGTGGTGTTGGGCTTTTGCACTATTACATGGAATGTTAAATGAGGATCATCCTTTGTTAGATGATACCATCAAGAGAGTTAGCTTGCCTATTCtaattttcaaaaaccattcATATTCGGGAATATAAGTTCCAACCTTTGCTTCATTGAGTCCAGTATTTTCCCTTGCGGGTAGGAATCATTTTATTGACTTGCCTACATAGTTAGACAAAACCAGATCAAATCAAATCTGCTTCCTGGCAAAAAGATACATTATATTGAACTTGCCTTAACAGTCAaagaaacatagttgtcacggcgtctaggcgaccaaCTGTCCCTAGAATTTTTCACACCAACAAGGCAACCtaagcgacgccttgacaactatgaattggtctaatcaaataaaaatcagagGTATGTCACCACAGTTTCATAAAAAAACTTTAAGTTAAAatggtttggtcattttttctttcttatcctAAATTTTTAGGATTCATCACGAAGGATGGTTTGAAGTCACAAAGAAGATAGATAGTCCATACAACAATTTAGCTTACACCTAGATTTCAACATCATTTAAAATTGCTTGGACTCCAAAAGAATTAGTTTTTGTGTCTACATTCTAAAATAACAACATTGTTAGGGCAGAACATTAATATAGAATGTCTGTCAGATTATTAGCCAGATGCTCTAAATGATTTTGGTCCAAGAAACTAGAATCTAGGGAATTAGGGATTACAGATATAATCAAGGACAAGGGAAACTTGAGGTTTTTATTCTTTAATAGCCAAGAACCATTTTCTCaggggcatagttgtcacggcggttaggcaacccaaggcggtggagagggtaaaaaatccaggcgacaccaattaggcaaccaaggtgcccacctaggcgaccaaggtgtccaagtcgaccaaagcgcctggacgcctaggcgccgccttgacaactatgctcaggGGTTAGAAAATGTATCAGGCTATGAAAGCTATGAATTCAGTGAGAGAGAAAATCTGGCTAAAGTGTAGAGATATGAGAGCTGAGGTTGATCCACTCATTCTTTTTTACTAATTCAATCGAGAAGAGGGGAAGACAGCTAGGATTTTGATGTACTAGGCTTCAGCTATGAGGAAGGGATGGCAGGGAGACCTCTAGAGCATGCCAAATAAAGAAGAGGGATTCtttaacaaaaaagaaaaagagagtgaatcttaattagggtttagagGAACATAACTGAGGGTTAACATCCACCACAGGATATAGCTAAATGAGGATCACAAGAAGTGCTCATATGGAACTGTGAGTTATCCACGGATTgtaatttcaaagaaagaatagaagaagaagacctagaggaacccaaaaaaaataacaagaagAAGCAACATCAGCGGCAGCAGAAGGGACGGGAGAATTACCCACATGTCCCTAGAGTTTTCACACACCTTGTACATCTGGAATCTCTAGGTTTAAATTcaatttcattcatcaaataGCTCAATAATAAATCTGTAAAATGGAAAGCCTGAAAACAGGCCCTATCCATACTAAGCATCCAATGGAATGGAATGCTCAAAGTAGATGCTACAGAAGAGGCCCCTCTTATAAGGTGTGATACCTCCAAGGCCTGCCCCTTTCAGTCATCATCCACCTTGTTACTATTACCAAATCTCTCTCTACCATATGCCAATGGATCCCCAGAGAGGATAGCAGAGTTTCAACCTGCAGAATTAAGCTTGACTCATCCCAAATCGAGTCCCAATCCCATTATGACTCAACAAAATTCACTCCCTTATATGGTCCAATCTCTGAAAACTACCTTGATGCCATAATGTGAGCACAACAACCTTAACTAGCATACAGAAGGGGGATGATCTGTCATGAAATGCTGCAACTAGCAGACCTATCAGGTGCCATCTTGGAAACTCAAATACAGATTGCCCAAAAGGTATTACTTACATAGAACACAACTAGAATTTGACACTAAAACTACTACCATCTGGTACAGTTATTTAAGCACAGGAATACAAAAGCATATATTCCTCAAATGAAAAACAGCCAGCAAAATAATTCACTGCCAAAATAGGTCAGTTAACCAAGACTCGTATACACATAACACATTGTCTCGACCATAAAAGAAAGTATAATATTATCATGGAATAGTAAATTCTAGTAAGTCAGAGACACAAATGAAGTGCACCAGAATGTCTTATCTACAATAAACTAACGAGTCAAAACCTAAAATCATAACATGTGACCAGACGTGTACATGTAAAAATCAGCAGTTGGTACTATCTGAAAATCTATGATACTAAATGATAcaccaaaaaaaatcttatagTTAAAGTCAAATGACCATACCGTTGATTTCGTCAAGGGAATTGTATCATGTGAAAATTTGCACGAATCACCCTGAAACCCAAATTTAGGAAAAGATTATGGCAGAGACAAAAGAAGGCCGAGGACAAAAAAAGTCTGAAAGACCAAATGTCATTAAGAATGAACTATAGGGAAAATCAAGCATTCACAACTTGATAACAACAGAACAATACATACAATTTCTACCACTAAAGCATTAAACATTTGGACTCGATTTATTACAAGACAGCTCCCATCATTGTTATATGGGTATATATCTAAGAATAGAGGCTAGCCATAAGACAGAAAATatcttcataaatgtaatatttGTTCAAACTTATTGAACATGGTCAAACGAGAAgcataaacaaagaaaataaataagttCTCAAAATCAAGCTACTACAAAGAAAATAGTCTTTAGGTACAGCGGCACTAAATGAGACTATTTGGAGGTTTAATATCTAATATGAgaatatcaaccaaatcataaCCAAAGTTGAATGATGACATAAATGGAACAAACTTAACTACGTGAGTTGTATATAACCATGTGACAATATGGTCCATGCAAGACTTCAAAACATAGACTATACATAGCATTCAGTATCCTCTATTCACTCTTACAACAGTAACTTAATGTAAATGTTAAAAGAACACAAAGTCAATGTTTCTGGCTGTTGAAGCATCGTTTCTTTTGGAGCACTAATGCATTATTGTGAATAACAtagtttttttactttttttggtagaagtgaATAACATGGTTGTGACCAAGTATAATGGTCTATCTGCGAACTTACCATATCAGCATAAGGTAAATCACATGTCCCAACAAGCAGACCAGTGAGGTACGTCAAGGAAACAAACATCATTGGTGACTAACAAGACTAATAATTACAGGTTTTATTATGTTTAACAATAATATCATTACTACACATAACCAGCAGTGCAGTTGAGAAATTAATGATATAATCACCACTTTATTCTGCTCATCCTAGTTGTCTGAGGTATTGAACAAAGATTTTGAGGGCCAAGACCAGATGGAGGAAAAGTAGAGTGCCACTCCAGAATGTTGTAAAATCAAGAAACAAGAAATGTGTAGAATGATCCTAACCAATATTaggatgttgaaatggatgaTTAAAAGCTGTTAAATGTAATGATGACCAAGAATGACattagaaaagagagagacaagccctTGGTGCATGCAACCAAAAAGGATATGGATTCAATACGTTCACATGACCAGCACCAACAGAGCTTTTCCTTTGAGATAGTACAGGTTCATGTTACTACCTGCCGACATCTTCCTTGAAGATAATGCTTGCAGTATGTTACTGGTTTCGGTTTTAAAACTGGCAGTAATTTTAACCTCTTAACCCCAGTAAGCTTGTTCTTTTCAGCTCGTTTCCTTTTCTTCATCACCTGCAAAGCATGATTGCagtgaaaaaaatatttaaatagtTCAAATGCATATGAAATACAGAATAAATATGGATTGATTTACTGTATTAATACATCAGATGTTGATCAGAGTCCCTAATGCATGCTAAACAGTAGTGATTTAACAGACTAACTCAAACCCCTTAGCAACTAAATGGAGGATCAATAAAATTTCATATAACACTTACcaaaaagggggaaggggagtaAAAGAAGTacctttttcttcattttacgATTCTCAGTTAAAGGGCCCCGCTTTTTCTTATTGCAAACTTCGACATCCTGCTAGAAGTGAACACCACCAAACTAGATCAGTTACATGAAGAACATAATCACATCGACAGAAGGTATAATAACAATCTACCATTAAAAATAGCGTCCACGATGTGCTTAATTATTCTTCCAAATGCCTGCTGATATTGGTATGATTCAAATGTATGTAAGTTGAAGCACCAAATAGAAGATGAAATGGAACCAATTCTCCTTCAACAAATGATTTCAATATCCATGCAATCTTCTAATGAAGCATATCTTAAAATATTTAAGCGTACTTTAAAGCGCACCCTGTTTGGCATTAACCAAACAACCATTTACCCAAGCTAACCCTaacaaatgtaaaataaaaccaaataaatagaTAAGAGATAACCAGACTTAAACTGGACCAGACTTGTACCCAATACTATACTTACCAAAATACATTCTGCCCCACTAAGAATCATCAGATAGAAAACAGCAGCTGGAAACCGAAACCAATCTAACCACCCTCCATACTTTGATATGGTCTTCAATATGGGTTGGTTAGTTAGACAAAGAAAGTCGTTCATGAGGGTACCGAATATAATGCCAGTCATGATGTACATCAAGCCATGCTATAGCCTATAAGGAGTCTCACAGACCAATGCTTATTAATTAGCTACTGTCTTAGTGTCATATATATAATTAGACAGTCTAGCTTAGAGTAGCTTCGCAAATCAAATATGATGCATATCAGAGATGTAGACTGAAGTATAGCCGCAGGAACCAGGCCAGGTCCAAAAACTAGCCTGTGGTTcctaattgaaccggttctgGTTCAGAACAAACCAAGAAAACCAGATCGAGGGTAGCTGTTTGGACTCttagtttctttttctattcCTTATTCTGTTGTTCAGTCAGGCTGGGACACCTCTTAGCTGTCTCCAGCcttattttagtttcttttattCAAGTCCTAGGCTGCGTATAGAAGTCCTGTTTTATttctacttattttattttcctgatCTGATCATGATTAGACTCAGACTGTCCTAAGCTAGTTATATGATCATGTTTTAGCACTTACATAAATAATAATGTAAGGCTCTTTACAGCCCATGATTTAGTTGAATCAAATTTCTGGCTTGTTACCTTTGGTTCTGTGGTGATTCCAGTCTAGGATCAGGTGGTGATTTCTGATTCATATCCcccttcttatcttcttcttcttttcttattgtTCTTCAGTTCTAATATTAGGTCAGTTCTGGAACTCTTCTACTTTGCACATTTTAGTTTCAGGTTTGTCTTCCAGTTTAGCTAATCTCTACTATGCTGGTTGATATTCTCTCTCATATTGCTTTTAGTTGCCGTTCTGAACTGTAGTTCTTGACCTGGTTTGTTTTCTGGTTAAAATCTGATCTTTCCATAGACTAAGAGAATCCTACTTCAAGCCCTACTTGCTTTAAGTTTTTAGTTTCTCGTTTGATTTCTGAGATCTGATTTCAGTTTCATATTCTGGTTGTTTAATGATCATTACTGATTCTAGAACATGTTCTGATTTCTGTTTTAAGACCAGAATTTTACTGATATCAATTGATGTTCCATTTGAGTTTCCATGTTCAAGTGGGATACTTAAATATCTATTGGTCTGGCCATCAGAATCTGCTGAAATTTATCTGAGATACTTTCCTAGTCAAATAGACCATTCAATTAACTTTTGGTCTAATTCTGATTTGTGACTGCTGAACAGCTGAATTATACGATTTCTCCAATTCTGGTATTGAGTAACCTACTGATGTATTTAGGCTGTATGCCAAGAAATacagccgcaggtgtagggatcTTCCTACACCAGAGCAGCACCATAGGTGTAGGGTAATCCCTACACCAGCAATAAATCGTGGACTGATGTTTgcagtttattttatttcttttataattAGGCTTTTAGTTTTCTAGTTATGTCTTTaaattagtttcctagttatGTTTGAGTAGTACTCCTAATggggaatcctagttagattTTACTTTCTTATTCTCAGCCATTGGGCTGTATGTATGTACCAGCTCTTTCGAgctccccacgatttgaatgaATACAATTATTTGCTTTGTGCAATTGCGAAAACTGAGATAGAATAGGTGAGAGACCTAAGGTAAGAGACCCAAATCCCCCTTTCCCCCATTCCCTTCcatcgatctcaaggtttttagggttttcaaacccTGCAACTGCTCAATCGATCTCAGGGAGCTCTTCAAGTTGCTGGAAATTTTCTGCAAGCTATTCACATCACTCTCTTGGGTCTTCATTATCAGTTTTCAAGTTGCTGCTAAGTTCATTATCATTCATCACAACAGGGGCCAATCCCCATCATCGGTTTTCagagaaaattagggttttcaaaaccctgaaagcTGGTCGATTTATCTCCTCACTGATTCTGTTTGTGCTCATCTTTAGGGGGTTTCATCCTACATCTAAAGGGATCACTCAATTCAAGTTGCAGCCTCAACAGGTTACTGCTTTGTGAGATCCTACTATCCACTTAACTCAATCATTTTTGGTTACTCAATTTCGATCCtacctgggattagacctattcaggttctagtctGACGTTACCTACCCTCAGTAGGCTTTGCTCATATCTCAAGATCAGACCATTGGATTGTTCTCAACTTTTAATATTATGTTTTCCTATACAAACTAAGTCTTTGCACTGAATATTAATTTGAACAGACTTGTTGAATTTCTGATATTAGCTTTCTCTTGAATCTTGAATATTTCCGTTGAGATGTGGGGCTATAACTttataactcccaacatctcaacactccccttcaTGTGTAGCTTTGGTGATGCAGTTGCTATAGCTTGGTAGGACAAACATGAACCATTTtggaagcccaaaccaaggattGGCCCTAAACcagttttctggtctggcaagggcaGGTAGTTTGCTTACGAtgcaatcttttattttattttatttaaatggGTAGATTACATAGGGATTTCTTgggtagtttccttttcttagaTATGGCTTAGTTTGGTTGTTTcctttttagttagtttctgtTATTATGTAAGAAGTTTTCCTTTATATTCAATGTAATACAGTAGAAGAGGCAGACCTGAATATTGAatgagaatgagattgaattgAGTTTGCTCACGGTGGTGATTGGTGAACTTTGCTGGTCAAGTTGGTTGACCACTGCTACCCCTCTTCTATTCCCTTCTTTACTTGCGGACTTATTCACCAACCTGGAAGCAGACCTACTCGCAAACCTTGGAGTTGACAGGGCATCggccttctttttttctctcctcattCCTAGCTTCCACTGTTCACGGTTCTCACTCTCTATTGGAAGCTGTATTCTTCTTGGCCAAACCCCCAATACAATTTTCGTCAAAAAGAACATACTGATGAGACCCTAAAAGGACTACTTCCAAACCCAACATTTCCCCAAAATGCAAAAAGGTTGCCAATTATGCGAAGAAGTCTAATCTTGGAAGTGGAAGATACATGCTATGTACACCATTACAGTGACAACTCAAAGAAACACAGTATCACATCAAAAAATGTTCTAATACTGGtgaaagaaaaggaataaaatGAACCAGGAACTCGTTAAGAAATATATGCTTTCAGAGGGAAATGGTAAGTGATCAATTTACCTTTTCTTTGGATGTCATTGGATGAGTTTGAGTCACATTTTTATCTAGGGTTTCTTCATTCAACTGCGTACCTTCAGAAGGAGGAATAGGGCAGGTAATGTCTTCCTTGCTGCTGTTGCCTTTCTTTTCCAATGTACCAAATCTGGCTTCCTTCCCCTTGCTCTTTCTCCCATTAAGCTCTGCTTGAACACAATCTTCATATTCTCCTTTATGTTCTTTGCATTTGTCAGAGAACTCTTTCTTCATAACATCCCCAAAAACCCGACCTCCCACCACCTTACTTTCCAATACAGCATCTTCAGGGTATAAATAAACTGAACTGCTAGAAACTCCCGAATCATCAAGAATTTCACCATCTTCGATCTCCCTATCTGAAACAAAGCTAACAGAAAAATCTGGTATGACCTTACAAGAAGCTGATTCCTTCAAGTTCAACTCTTTCCGCTGCATTTCATATTCTAGTTTTTTCATCATATGTGCCACTGAAGCCTCATCTATTGCATTGTTGACTGACACTGACTCGTTGGGTATCAGGTCATTTTCCAACATACTTTGGGGTTTCAAGAGTTCACTCTCTAAGACTTCTGGCACTTGCGGCAAAATCTCCACATCAATCTGTTCTGAACAAAGAATGTCATTGTTATAGTTATTAATCAAGGCACCAACATCATTTGTAACTTGATCTTTCTCCAGTGATATGTGTGTATCTTTGAGAATATCACCAAAAGTAAAATCTCCATTTCCTTCAAGCCCCATTCTGTGGCCAAACTTAACTGTTACTCTTTGTTGAGGAGTGGAAGCTCCATCTTGGACACCAAATTCTTCAGTACTCTTGATGGACAAATCGAAGTTAGCTTTATATTCTACTTGCCCTACCACATTGCCTATTTccaccacaccattttgttccAGGAGAGAATTATTAAAATGGTTATCACTTGATGCAACAACAATATCGGCAACCAAATCTTTCTGCATTCTTGTATTTGAATGAGTGTGAACATCGTTGCCACAAGCAATATCCCCATTTCCTTCTAGTCTGGTTCCATGTTCTGACTCCTTTGTCACTATTTGTTCAAGCTCAGAAGTTCCTTTTGGAACACCAGTCACTCCGGCATTCTCGCTGGACAATTTAGAGTGCTCTCTGTCCTCCATTATTCCACCAACTTCACCTGATTTTGAAGAGACACCATCCATCTCTAGGGCAGGGTGAGCCTGGAACTGATGAAATTTGGGGGACACATGGAACCGGCCACTATAGTCGGGGACAATTTGTTCTGAAACAAGATGCTCAGAATGATCATTGATGGAGGCAACCCCACTATTAGCTATCAGGTCTTTTTCCACAGACATATTGGAAGGTGTACACACTTCCCGACATCCAAGATATTCATAATCTTCTGGTCTCGTTCTATCGTCTaactgattttttgtcactATTTGTTCAGGACCGGAAGTTTCATCGTGGATCCCAACCACTTTAGTACTCTCAATCAACAAATTCTCAGGTTTGAGACCACCAAGATCAACCAAATCATTACATAGTTCTCGTTGGGTTCCCAGTCCTAATTTGCCACCTCGAGTACCTacatcccaaaaaataaaacatgttaAGTTAGCcccaaagaaggggaaaaaaatatcaaattgtTTCCACCTATAGTAATTGAGATGAAGACAACAACAGGGAACAAATTCAGTTACCTAGCTTTGGAGCCTCCAGAGAAATTTGAATGGCAGGCGAGCAGTGAGATTCatcattaaagaaagagaggattCGAGCAAGGATATGTACAGTCTTACTCTTGCAATGAGACCGGCGACGAGGGGGGAAAATAGGACTTTGTTCCGGCATGTGATGCTTTCTTGGAGACTTTGAATTTGTTTTTCAAACGGATTTTCCAGTGAAAGCCCGAAAGGAAGCAGAGCAACTTCTCACAGGTGAAGACTGAAGATGACAGAGACAAGCTAAATCTAGTACTTATATAGCTTTCCCATAAGTCGTAGCACACAGTCACGATGAGTTATCTAGAAACATCAATGAGGCCTATCAAAAACATATGCAATCATCTTCATCAGGCttagccaaaaaaaataggTTCTAAGTTGGGCAAGGGATCTGGGTTTtaggaaaaagaaggaaatgcAGTACACACTAGATGCTAGTTACCCTCATAGTCAATTACGCACAATGAATTCAGATACGTTGAAGAGTAATAAAAAAGGACGGAGAAAGCTAGGCAACCGTGAAGCATGTTCCACCAAATAGAACCAGAATCATATAGAAGAGACTGAATTTCAATTCAATATTACAATGGAAAGATTTTCAGTAAACaggcaaaaaaaaacaaacaaacaaacaaactgaAAACTCTGCCACCGTCAAACCATGCATAATCACAAGACACGGATCACGTTGAAATTAAATTGCacgttaaaaaataaaaggggtaAAACATAGAAGGAAATGCAACTTCGAAGACCAAAATCCATATAGAATTGCAGATTAAGATGatcaaaacctaaaaccctTGATCCAAGTCCATCTCAAACAGAATACAAGTATGGAACATACCTTGGTGAAATCGCGAGGAGGGACACCTGATAGATAAATAGACTGCCCATAAGGGatgagacgaagaagaagaaggtgctGACTCAAGCGAAGTTATTACCCATCTTCGAAATCGAAGTCGAAGACGGAAGGGGTACAACGGGAGGGAGAAAGGAGTACTTGATAGAGAGCTGATGGAACGAGACAATAAGAGACGAGCTCTCGAGCGAGTGAGAAAAATACgctctcctcaaaataagagGCAGAGATGtttttttcatatggggaggaagCAAGGAAATTGACGGGATAAAGATCCAGTAAAGAGATAGACATTCGTTGGCGTAGGCCACTCTCGCATACAGAGTTGTTTGTGCCCAATCTTTATTAAAAGGACTTTTGAAGTACTTattcggatttttatctgctATTGTGCACTGCAGCATTGCTGTGCCATCGTGGGTGCAGCAGCGGACATGTGTGCACAGCGAGCCTCATTGTACACATATGGTCACTGCTGCGTTGCACGATGCGCACATCAACGCCTCCAATactggagcagataaaaatcctaTTCATCTTTTCAAAAAGGACGTTTT
The sequence above is a segment of the Telopea speciosissima isolate NSW1024214 ecotype Mountain lineage chromosome 7, Tspe_v1, whole genome shotgun sequence genome. Coding sequences within it:
- the LOC122667293 gene encoding uncharacterized protein LOC122667293 isoform X3, with the translated sequence MPEQSPIFPPRRRSHCKSKTVHILARILSFFNDESHCSPAIQISLEAPKLGLGTQRELCNDLVDLGGLKPENLLIESTKVVGIHDETSGPEQIVTKNQLDDRTRPEDYEYLGCREVCTPSNMSVEKDLIANSGVASINDHSEHLVSEQIVPDYSGRFHVSPKFHQFQAHPALEMDGVSSKSGEVGGIMEDREHSKLSSENAGVTGVPKGTSELEQIVTKESEHGTRLEGNGDIACGNDVHTHSNTRMQKDLVADIVVASSDNHFNNSLLEQNGVVEIGNVVGQVEYKANFDLSIKSTEEFGVQDGASTPQQRVTVKFGHRMGLEGNGDFTFGDILKDTHISLEKDQVTNDVGALINNYNNDILCSEQIDVEILPQVPEVLESELLKPQSMLENDLIPNESVSVNNAIDEASVAHMMKKLEYEMQRKELNLKESASCKVIPDFSVSFVSDREIEDGEILDDSGVSSSSVYLYPEDAVLESKVVGGRVFGDVMKKEFSDKCKEHKGEYEDCVQAELNGRKSKGKEARFGTLEKKGNSSKEDITCPIPPSEGTQLNEETLDKNVTQTHPMTSKEKQDVEVCNKKKRGPLTENRKMKKKVMKKRKRAEKNKLTGVKRLKLLPVLKPKPVTYCKHYLQGRCRQGDSCKFSHDTIPLTKSTPCKHFARHSCLKGDDCPFNHELSNYPCDNYVSKGSCIRGDKCLFSHKIQPKEGASTSLNAGKPESSALPNNRNSRKEVNIDSSSCCIVDDLSKDRAVRVPFSTATIPHSKPDQNVVGKRLKPLGQAPRGIRFLVNGNTPVDDSNRKQHGDFTSNGGNGTITCNQKIKSAPDKHQNLNEMLWRAPPAVPPNGIRFLSMGKVPQSDPTKQQGSGLPPKQDGVELCNLKNQSASHKLQNPNETALRMSKPSVSIGHSMTPLADGNDKSVQSLAQKALSSTMAFTAKYDSEMGLGHSTCPPAFFAEMSKPSRNNSNFTGSSKKEPMKASDILQEFLFGMGVNGN
- the LOC122667293 gene encoding uncharacterized protein LOC122667293 isoform X2, with product MPEQSPIFPPRRRSHCKSKTVHILARILSFFNDESHCSPAIQISLEAPKLGGKLGLGTQRELCNDLVDLGGLKPENLLIESTKVVGIHDETSGPEQIVTKNQLDDRTRPEDYEYLGCREVCTPSNMSVEKDLIANSGVASINDHSEHLVSEQIVPDYSGRFHVSPKFHQFQAHPALEMDGVSSKSGEVGGIMEDREHSKLSSENAGVTGVPKGTSELEQIVTKESEHGTRLEGNGDIACGNDVHTHSNTRMQKDLVADIVVASSDNHFNNSLLEQNGVVEIGNVVGQVEYKANFDLSIKSTEEFGVQDGASTPQQRVTVKFGHRMGLEGNGDFTFGDILKDTHISLEKDQVTNDVGALINNYNNDILCSEQIDVEILPQVPEVLESELLKPQSMLENDLIPNESVSVNNAIDEASVAHMMKKLEYEMQRKELNLKESASCKVIPDFSVSFVSDREIEDGEILDDSGVSSSSVYLYPEDAVLESKVVGGRVFGDVMKKEFSDKCKEHKGEYEDCVQAELNGRKSKGKEARFGTLEKKGNSSKEDITCPIPPSEGTQLNEETLDKNVTQTHPMTSKEKDVEVCNKKKRGPLTENRKMKKKVMKKRKRAEKNKLTGVKRLKLLPVLKPKPVTYCKHYLQGRCRQGDSCKFSHDTIPLTKSTPCKHFARHSCLKGDDCPFNHELSNYPCDNYVSKGSCIRGDKCLFSHKIQPKEGASTSLNAGKPESSALPNNRNSRKEVNIDSSSCCIVDDLSKDRAVRVPFSTATIPHSKPDQNVVGKRLKPLGQAPRGIRFLVNGNTPVDDSNRKQHGDFTSNGGNGTITCNQKIKSAPDKHQNLNEMLWRAPPAVPPNGIRFLSMGKVPQSDPTKQQGSGLPPKQDGVELCNLKNQSASHKLQNPNETALRMSKPSVSIGHSMTPLADGNDKSVQSLAQKALSSTMAFTAKYDSEMGLGHSTCPPAFFAEMSKPSRNNSNFTGSSKKEPMKASDILQEFLFGMGVNGN
- the LOC122667293 gene encoding uncharacterized protein LOC122667293 isoform X1, with translation MPEQSPIFPPRRRSHCKSKTVHILARILSFFNDESHCSPAIQISLEAPKLGGKLGLGTQRELCNDLVDLGGLKPENLLIESTKVVGIHDETSGPEQIVTKNQLDDRTRPEDYEYLGCREVCTPSNMSVEKDLIANSGVASINDHSEHLVSEQIVPDYSGRFHVSPKFHQFQAHPALEMDGVSSKSGEVGGIMEDREHSKLSSENAGVTGVPKGTSELEQIVTKESEHGTRLEGNGDIACGNDVHTHSNTRMQKDLVADIVVASSDNHFNNSLLEQNGVVEIGNVVGQVEYKANFDLSIKSTEEFGVQDGASTPQQRVTVKFGHRMGLEGNGDFTFGDILKDTHISLEKDQVTNDVGALINNYNNDILCSEQIDVEILPQVPEVLESELLKPQSMLENDLIPNESVSVNNAIDEASVAHMMKKLEYEMQRKELNLKESASCKVIPDFSVSFVSDREIEDGEILDDSGVSSSSVYLYPEDAVLESKVVGGRVFGDVMKKEFSDKCKEHKGEYEDCVQAELNGRKSKGKEARFGTLEKKGNSSKEDITCPIPPSEGTQLNEETLDKNVTQTHPMTSKEKQDVEVCNKKKRGPLTENRKMKKKVMKKRKRAEKNKLTGVKRLKLLPVLKPKPVTYCKHYLQGRCRQGDSCKFSHDTIPLTKSTPCKHFARHSCLKGDDCPFNHELSNYPCDNYVSKGSCIRGDKCLFSHKIQPKEGASTSLNAGKPESSALPNNRNSRKEVNIDSSSCCIVDDLSKDRAVRVPFSTATIPHSKPDQNVVGKRLKPLGQAPRGIRFLVNGNTPVDDSNRKQHGDFTSNGGNGTITCNQKIKSAPDKHQNLNEMLWRAPPAVPPNGIRFLSMGKVPQSDPTKQQGSGLPPKQDGVELCNLKNQSASHKLQNPNETALRMSKPSVSIGHSMTPLADGNDKSVQSLAQKALSSTMAFTAKYDSEMGLGHSTCPPAFFAEMSKPSRNNSNFTGSSKKEPMKASDILQEFLFGMGVNGN